Proteins found in one Deltaproteobacteria bacterium genomic segment:
- a CDS encoding RNA polymerase sigma factor codes for MEMSGLTIGPLYCGGVHGATQKYHEPGFHKLLLEGSCVYEMGAMSARQPSEQKLPFAEVVSLHQEVVYSYLVRFTRNIHDAQDLFQETFLRAHRAYLALPRDADLRAWLIRIAVNVSKNYVRDRQRRTRVLVAEEHGHGYDYSVFSPNTSDTEQTMIARETAETLFAAINTLPFHQRSALIQRQFEGLDYEAIASNLDCSAESARAHVYHALRKLRLSLIADTQQPSRRTRTSEE; via the coding sequence ATGGAGATGAGCGGCTTAACCATAGGGCCACTATACTGCGGTGGGGTACATGGGGCAACACAAAAATATCACGAGCCTGGGTTTCACAAATTGCTCCTTGAGGGGTCTTGTGTATATGAAATGGGAGCAATGAGCGCACGTCAACCGTCGGAACAGAAGCTACCCTTTGCGGAAGTTGTCTCCCTTCATCAAGAGGTGGTGTACAGCTATTTGGTCCGGTTCACGCGCAATATCCACGATGCGCAAGATCTCTTTCAAGAAACGTTCCTGCGCGCACACCGGGCCTATCTTGCGCTTCCTCGCGATGCTGACCTGCGCGCGTGGCTGATACGGATTGCCGTCAATGTTTCAAAGAACTATGTCCGCGACCGTCAACGACGCACGAGAGTATTGGTCGCGGAAGAACACGGACACGGGTATGATTATTCCGTCTTTTCACCCAACACTTCTGATACGGAGCAAACTATGATTGCCCGCGAAACCGCGGAAACTCTTTTCGCCGCGATCAATACGCTACCATTCCATCAGCGGTCTGCCTTGATTCAACGCCAATTTGAAGGACTCGATTACGAAGCGATTGCCAGTAACCTTGACTGTTCCGCAGAGAGCGCACGTGCGCATGTCTATCACGCCCTGCGCAAGCTGCGGCTCTCGCTCATCGCCGATACACAACAGCCTTCACGCCGTACTCGTACCTCGGAGGAATGA
- a CDS encoding methylated-DNA--[protein]-cysteine S-methyltransferase, protein MRNPSSHRLPCGFVENDIIAEVLGEAPSHLSLRVRTHLLGCPSCTALVDQYRSLSQQLTVLSHKGGGTMPGLPEARRTLETRLAGHPRPRLVFDVWHSPVGDIRIGKTDKGIALVEFVRSDEKQSPGDHLQEVFTIEHDSSAVAEFTHKLQDYFAGKLQTLDWLVDDTLMRSDFQREVLRATAEVPYGTVVTYQSIADTIGQPKAVRAVAQALRFNPIPIHIPCHRVIGSDGALTGYAGNLTGIKQQILAIEGIPVVEGAKGLVIAKERMYVGWRQSRCFCLPRCPSLKDQSAGERTFIPSRSRANAMGYTPCDVCHPEMNAS, encoded by the coding sequence ATGCGTAATCCCTCTTCTCATCGTCTGCCGTGTGGTTTTGTGGAAAACGATATTATCGCCGAAGTGTTGGGTGAAGCTCCATCTCACCTTAGCCTTCGCGTCCGTACACATCTGCTTGGCTGTCCGTCATGTACGGCACTGGTAGATCAATATCGTTCCCTCTCTCAACAGTTGACTGTCCTCTCGCATAAAGGAGGTGGTACCATGCCTGGGTTACCAGAGGCCCGCCGTACGCTTGAGACTCGGTTGGCAGGCCATCCCCGGCCACGCCTGGTGTTTGATGTCTGGCACTCGCCGGTCGGTGATATTCGCATCGGGAAAACCGACAAAGGGATCGCGCTGGTGGAGTTCGTTCGTTCAGACGAGAAACAATCGCCAGGAGACCATCTGCAAGAGGTGTTTACGATCGAACACGACAGTTCAGCGGTTGCCGAGTTCACGCACAAGTTACAGGACTACTTCGCAGGAAAGTTACAAACGTTGGACTGGCTTGTTGATGACACGTTGATGCGCAGTGATTTTCAGCGTGAGGTGTTGCGCGCCACTGCCGAGGTTCCCTACGGCACGGTCGTCACGTATCAAAGCATCGCCGATACTATTGGCCAGCCGAAGGCGGTACGGGCCGTCGCCCAAGCTTTGCGTTTTAATCCGATCCCGATTCATATTCCGTGTCATCGCGTGATTGGCAGTGATGGCGCACTGACTGGCTACGCCGGCAATCTCACCGGTATCAAGCAGCAGATTCTCGCCATCGAGGGGATTCCAGTCGTAGAGGGAGCAAAGGGGCTCGTCATTGCCAAAGAGCGGATGTATGTCGGCTGGCGACAGAGTCGTTGTTTTTGTCTTCCCCGGTGTCCATCACTCAAAGATCAGTCGGCTGGCGAGCGAACCTTCATTCCGTCGCGTAGTCGTGCCAACGCGATGGGCTATACACCGTGTGATGTTTGTCACCCAGAAATGAATGCATCGTAA